Sequence from the bacterium BMS3Abin14 genome:
ACAAAATTATTCATGATGCTGCTGAACCGGAAAAAGCGCATGAGATCATTCAGCAGAAGGAAATAATCCTGAAACCCATCACGGTAGATGAAGCCGTAATGCAGATGGAGCTGATGAATAAATCCTTTCTGCTATTTAATAATGCCAACTCCAGCGAACTTAATGTAATCTACGTACGGGATGATGGGCATTACGGCCTCATTGAACCCCGGATGCAGGATTAGGCGAGAGGTTTTCATGAAGATCGTGGATGTTCTTTCACCGGAGGATATTTTACCCGAACTTGCCGCCTCTTCCATGGAGGAGGTGTTAAGAGAGTTTGCGGAGTATCTTAAAACACGAGAGGTTATCAAGGACGTTGATGAGTTGGTGGATGTCCTTCAGAACAGGGAAAAACTGGGGAGTACCGGGATCGGCAACGGTGTTGCTGTTCCTCATGGCAGGCTTCCCGATATGGATGGAATAGTTGTTGTTTTCGGACGTTCCACCGGAGGGGTTGACTTTAATGCCCCCGATCGGGAATTGGTTCACCTGTTTTTTCTCCTGGTTGCGCCGGAGGATTCCGCTGGTGATCATCTCAAGACCCTCGCACGGATTTCACGGATCGTTAAAAGCCCCGATTGCCGCCGGGCACTTATGGAATCCATGGACAATGAATCCCTTTACCAGGTGATTTCCGAGGAGGACAAGCGGCACTGATCCCGGGGCCGGATGATCAGCATCCCCGTAGGCACTTTCTTTGAACATAACCGGGAGGAACTTGATCTTGAGGTCCTCGCCGGCTGGGACGGGGTTGAAAGACCGATCCGGATCGCACGTATTCAGAAGCCCGGACTGGCCCTGGCGGGTTATCTCGACCAGATTCACAGGGACCGGGTACAGATTCTCGGAAAGACTGAAATATCCTATCTTGCAGCACTGGAGACCAAGGTGGCATGGCAGCGCCTGAACGGGCTGTGTTCCTCGGGGGTTTCCTGCCTCATCGTCGCAAAGGGCCTTGATGTTCCTGATGCGATGCGGGAACTGGCCGACCGGCACAAGGTCCCGTTGCTCAGATCACCGGAGATCTCGTCAAACCTCATCAGAAGGGTTACAAACTATCTCGAGGATATTCTGGCGCCGGAGACCTCTGTTCACGGCGCCATGATTGATGTGTTCGGCGTAGGCATACTGCTGCTGGGAAAGAGCGGTATCGGCAAAAGCGAGTGTGCCCTCGGGCTGGTGGAAAGAGGCCACAGGCTTGTGGGTGATGATGTAGTTATCATTAAAAGAAAGGTTGCCGGTATTCTGTCCGGAAGCTGTGATGAACTCATAGAACACCACATCGAGATCCGGGGACTGGGCATTATCAATATCAAAGACCTGTATGGTGTCTCATCCATCCGAAAAACAAAAAAACTAGAGCTTATAGTTGAACTGATTGAGTGGCTGCAGGGAGAGGAAATCGAGCGGACTGGACTCGACGAGCGCACCTATTCCATCCTGGATTCCAGTGTGCCCTATCTGAGAATCCCCGTTCGCCCGGCCCGGGATCTTTCCCTCATTGTCGAGGTGGCTGCCCGCAACCATCTACTCAAGGGAATGGGGTATGACGCGGCGCAGGAATTCGACATAAACCTGTCCAGGAAGATAAACAGCAACAGAGTGAAAAGGAAAAAACCAGACCTGGGGTCGGTCGAATGAAGAGAACCGAATTTGTCATTATCACCGGAGCATCAGGCACCGGGAAGACAACCGCGCTGAAGACCCTGGAGGATATCGGTTATTACGCTGTCGATAACCTTCCGGTGGACCTGCTCCACTCCTTTGCCCATCTCGTTGAAACGGGACATCCGGATATCAGCCGAGCTGCAATGGTTATGGACATACGGGAGCCCGACCTGCAGTCTCGCTTTCCAGCCGTCATAGAATCCCTGAGAGAGTTCGGCTACAGGGTTGTCGTCGTATGCCTGGAAACATCGATGGAGGCGCTGCAGAAGCGATTCAGCGAGACGAGGCGAGTTCATCCCCTTGCCTCCGCGTCGCCTTTGTCGGAGGCCCTTCAAATTGAGCACGAACTCATTAAACCGCTGAGTGAGGCAGCCGATATTCACCTGGATACCACGGATCTTAATCCACATGAGTTAAAGAAACTTATCCGGAGACGATTTGGAGGAACGGACAAGGACGGCCGGATGGTCCTGAGCTTTGTCTCCTTCGGATACAAACTGGGGCTTCCCAGGGAGGCGGATCTGGTTTTCGACGTTCGTTTTCTTCCCAACCCGTTTTTTGTGGAGGATCTCAGGGACAGGGACGGCAGAGACCCCGAGGTTCGGCGTTTCCTTGAGATGTCCGCCGGAACAGAGGAATTTCTGCAAAAACTGGAGAACTTCCTCACGGACCTTATCCCGAAATATGCTGGTGAGGCCCGGGGTTATCTGACGGTGGCCATCGGGTGTACCGGTGGACGGCATCGTTCGGTTGCCGTTGTAGAGAGGGTGGCGGGAAAATTCTCGAACGATAAACTGGTTAACGTACAGGTCAGACATCGGGACCTGCGGGAGGGGTGATCACGCATGATTGAAGGTATAGGCATAGTCCTTGTTACCCATGAGGGGCTCGGTGGGGCATTGGTTGACACCTGCGTCGCTATAACCGGCACATTGGAGAACCTGACCCATGTAGCGGTCATGGCTTCCGACGGTGTCGGGGAGGTCAGGGAAAACATTGATCGCGCGATCAATAGCGTAAAGGGCGACAGAGGCGCCATCCTGCTGGTGGATATGTTCGGGGGGACTCCATCAAATATCAGCCTTTCGTTTCTTGCTGAAGGTAAGGTTGAGGTTGTGACAGGCGTCAATCTCCCCATGTTGCTGAAGGTTGCGGCCTTCGACAGCACAACCTCTCTGGACGAAGCGGCCCGGATGCTCAGAGATTATGGCAGGCAGCACATCAAGGTGGCTGCGGAATACCTGTCCGGTAAATAGCGCATGCCGGTGGTTCTTGCCAGGGTGGATGATCGTCTTGTACATGGACAGATCATTGAAAGCTGGGTCCCGCATCTCCAGGCTGATTTTGTCTGTGTGATTGGCGATAAGATTTTCGAGGACGGTCCCAGATGCCGCCTGATGCGCATGATCGTTCCCGTCCCAATCGTATTTTCCGTCGTTTCCACCGCCGGCCTGAAATCATGTCTTGAACATCGAAAGGATAAAAATGTTCTTCTCCTGTTCGGTTCCCTCGCGGACGTACTCACGGTGGCCAGAAACGGAGTATCCATCGGTGCGGTGAACATCGGCAACCTCCATCACCTGCGGCGGGGATTGAAGGTGAGCCCATCGGTCTTTCTGGACAGAAACGACATTGAAATTCTCGGTGAGTTATTATCCCTGGGGATCGGAGTCGAAGCCATGGACCTTCCCGGAGGAAGATCCTATGACCTGTCAAAAATCGCTCTCTCAAGGGGTGAT
This genomic interval carries:
- the manX gene encoding PTS system mannose-specific EIIAB component, encoding MIEGIGIVLVTHEGLGGALVDTCVAITGTLENLTHVAVMASDGVGEVRENIDRAINSVKGDRGAILLVDMFGGTPSNISLSFLAEGKVEVVTGVNLPMLLKVAAFDSTTSLDEAARMLRDYGRQHIKVAAEYLSGK
- the fruA gene encoding PTS system fructose-specific EIIABC component; the encoded protein is MKIVDVLSPEDILPELAASSMEEVLREFAEYLKTREVIKDVDELVDVLQNREKLGSTGIGNGVAVPHGRLPDMDGIVVVFGRSTGGVDFNAPDRELVHLFFLLVAPEDSAGDHLKTLARISRIVKSPDCRRALMESMDNESLYQVISEEDKRH
- the hprK gene encoding HPr kinase/phosphorylase, giving the protein MISIPVGTFFEHNREELDLEVLAGWDGVERPIRIARIQKPGLALAGYLDQIHRDRVQILGKTEISYLAALETKVAWQRLNGLCSSGVSCLIVAKGLDVPDAMRELADRHKVPLLRSPEISSNLIRRVTNYLEDILAPETSVHGAMIDVFGVGILLLGKSGIGKSECALGLVERGHRLVGDDVVIIKRKVAGILSGSCDELIEHHIEIRGLGIINIKDLYGVSSIRKTKKLELIVELIEWLQGEEIERTGLDERTYSILDSSVPYLRIPVRPARDLSLIVEVAARNHLLKGMGYDAAQEFDINLSRKINSNRVKRKKPDLGSVE
- a CDS encoding glmZ(sRNA)-inactivating NTPase codes for the protein MKRTEFVIITGASGTGKTTALKTLEDIGYYAVDNLPVDLLHSFAHLVETGHPDISRAAMVMDIREPDLQSRFPAVIESLREFGYRVVVVCLETSMEALQKRFSETRRVHPLASASPLSEALQIEHELIKPLSEAADIHLDTTDLNPHELKKLIRRRFGGTDKDGRMVLSFVSFGYKLGLPREADLVFDVRFLPNPFFVEDLRDRDGRDPEVRRFLEMSAGTEEFLQKLENFLTDLIPKYAGEARGYLTVAIGCTGGRHRSVAVVERVAGKFSNDKLVNVQVRHRDLREG
- the levE gene encoding fructose-specific phosphotransferase enzyme IIB component → MPVVLARVDDRLVHGQIIESWVPHLQADFVCVIGDKIFEDGPRCRLMRMIVPVPIVFSVVSTAGLKSCLEHRKDKNVLLLFGSLADVLTVARNGVSIGAVNIGNLHHLRRGLKVSPSVFLDRNDIEILGELLSLGIGVEAMDLPGGRSYDLSKIALSRGDVQ